A genomic segment from Neobacillus sp. YX16 encodes:
- the pruA gene encoding L-glutamate gamma-semialdehyde dehydrogenase — protein sequence MVQPYKHEPFTDFTNEENRQAYLNGLKTVESYLGKDYPLVIGGERITTEDKIVSYNPSNHKEVIGSVSKASRDHAEQAMQAAVEAFKTWKKVKAEVRADVLFKAATIIRRRKHEFSALLTKEAGKPWREADADTAEAIDFLEYYGRQMLALKDGVPVNSRPNEFNRYNYIPLGVGIIISPWNFPLAIMAGTTVAAIVSGNTVLLKPASTTPVVAAKFVEVMEEAGLPKGVLNFVPGSGAEVGDYLVDHKDTRFISFTGSRDVGLRIFERSSKVNQGQVWMKRLIAEMGGKDTIVVDSEADLELAAQSIVAGAFGFSGQKCSACSRAVIVEDVYDNVLNRVVELTKELTVGDPTEQGTFMGPVNDNNAFKKIMEYVEIGKQEGKLMTGGEGDNSKGYFIQPTVIADLAPDARIMQEEIFGPVVGFTKAKDFTEAIEIANNTEYGLTGAVITTNREHLEQAREDFHVGNLYFNRSCTGAIVGYQPFGGFNMSGTDSKAGGPDYLLLHMQAKTTSEMY from the coding sequence ATGGTGCAACCTTATAAGCATGAACCATTCACAGATTTTACAAATGAAGAAAACCGTCAAGCATATTTAAACGGTTTAAAGACAGTTGAGAGTTACTTAGGCAAAGATTACCCGCTTGTAATCGGCGGCGAAAGAATCACAACTGAAGATAAAATCGTTTCTTATAATCCATCTAATCATAAAGAGGTAATTGGCAGCGTATCCAAAGCTAGCAGGGATCATGCGGAACAAGCCATGCAGGCTGCAGTTGAGGCGTTCAAAACTTGGAAAAAAGTGAAAGCTGAAGTACGTGCGGACGTATTATTCAAAGCAGCGACCATTATTCGCCGCCGTAAGCATGAGTTTTCTGCTCTTTTAACAAAAGAAGCAGGTAAGCCATGGAGAGAAGCGGATGCTGATACAGCGGAAGCGATTGACTTCCTTGAATATTACGGCCGCCAAATGCTGGCACTTAAAGATGGCGTTCCAGTAAATAGCCGTCCTAACGAGTTTAACCGTTACAACTACATTCCACTAGGTGTTGGAATCATCATTTCACCTTGGAACTTCCCATTAGCAATTATGGCTGGTACAACAGTTGCAGCGATTGTTTCTGGAAATACGGTTCTACTTAAACCTGCTTCCACGACTCCTGTTGTTGCAGCGAAATTCGTTGAAGTCATGGAAGAAGCAGGTCTTCCTAAAGGCGTATTAAACTTCGTACCAGGAAGCGGTGCTGAAGTGGGTGACTACCTAGTAGACCATAAAGATACTCGTTTCATCAGCTTCACTGGTTCACGTGATGTCGGACTTCGTATTTTCGAACGTTCTTCAAAAGTAAACCAAGGACAAGTTTGGATGAAGCGCTTAATTGCTGAAATGGGCGGAAAAGATACCATCGTGGTTGACTCAGAAGCAGACCTTGAGCTTGCTGCACAATCAATCGTGGCAGGAGCATTTGGTTTCTCTGGTCAAAAATGTTCAGCATGCTCTCGTGCCGTTATCGTTGAGGATGTTTATGATAACGTATTGAACCGTGTTGTTGAATTAACGAAGGAATTAACAGTAGGTGACCCAACTGAGCAAGGAACATTTATGGGTCCTGTTAATGACAACAATGCTTTCAAGAAAATCATGGAATATGTAGAAATCGGCAAGCAAGAAGGTAAGCTAATGACTGGCGGCGAAGGTGACAATTCTAAAGGTTACTTTATACAACCAACAGTAATTGCCGATCTTGCTCCAGATGCACGAATCATGCAGGAAGAAATCTTCGGCCCAGTGGTCGGTTTCACGAAAGCGAAGGATTTCACGGAAGCAATTGAAATTGCAAACAATACTGAGTATGGCTTAACAGGTGCCGTTATCACGACTAATCGTGAGCACCTAGAGCAGGCTCGTGAAGACTTCCATGTTGGTAACCTATATTTCAACCGTTCATGTACAGGTGCGATTGTTGGATATCAGCCATTCGGCGGCTTCAACATGTCTGGAACTGACTCCAAAGCAGGCGGTCCTGACTACTTATTGCTTCATATGCAAGCTAAGACTACATCTGAAATGTATTAA
- the nirB gene encoding nitrite reductase large subunit NirB yields MHMKKLVMIGNGMAGVRTIEEILKLSPNQFEITIFGQEPHPNYNRIKLSNILQGDASFEDIIINPLDWYKENDIQLFTGEAVTKIDLKAKKVFSDEGREVEYDELIIATGSNSFILPIPGADKLGVTGFRDIKDCEMMINSASQYKKAVVIGGGLLGLEAARGLLNLGMKVDVVHLMPSLMERQLDPIASSLLKAELESQGMNFLMEKETVEIIGDERVAGLRFKDGSFARADLVVMAIGIKSNIGVVKDSGIYVNRGIVVNDYMETSAPNVYAVGECAEHREIVYGLVAPLYEQGKILAERICGKEAAPYEGSVTGTQLKVAGVDLYSAGEIFEDGTTKSIMVYNEYEGIYKRVLVRNNKIVGIVLYGDTKDSTRLFRMLTKKEDITGVSIFESQCSAESGSGDIASMPNDELVCGCNGVTKGAIVEAIKTQGLTTLDQVSHCTNAGRSCGRCKPMVNDILAYTLGDQFDAAAAQKTSICSCTTISREELIAEIKEKGLTSVKEVMNVLEWNNEEGCTKCRPAINYYLGMIHMDEYKDDRDSRLVNEKMHANIQKDGTYSVVPRMYGGVTTAADLKKIAVVAEKYEVPLVKLTGGQRIGLFGVKKEDLPSMWEELDMPSGYAYGKTLRTVKTCVGAQFCRYGTQDSMALGIELEKKFERLDTPHKVKMGVSACPRNCSEAGIKDIGFVGIDGGWEIYVAGNGGVDLRAGDLLATVKTEAEVMEMTGAYLQYYRETANYLERTSKWVVRVGLEHVKEVLANEETRKALNERMDQTLKKYIEPWNEAIESENIKDKYYAVHTVKAGE; encoded by the coding sequence ATCCACATGAAAAAACTAGTGATGATCGGAAACGGGATGGCGGGAGTTAGAACAATAGAGGAAATTCTTAAACTTTCACCAAATCAATTTGAAATTACTATTTTTGGACAAGAACCACACCCAAACTATAATCGCATAAAATTATCAAATATCCTTCAAGGGGATGCAAGCTTTGAAGATATTATTATTAATCCATTAGACTGGTATAAGGAAAATGATATTCAGTTATTTACTGGTGAAGCAGTAACAAAGATTGATTTAAAAGCAAAGAAGGTATTTTCCGACGAAGGTCGTGAAGTAGAGTATGACGAACTCATTATTGCAACAGGCTCCAATTCTTTTATCCTGCCAATTCCAGGTGCGGACAAATTAGGCGTGACTGGGTTTCGTGATATAAAAGATTGTGAAATGATGATCAATTCAGCGAGTCAATACAAAAAGGCAGTGGTAATCGGAGGCGGACTTCTTGGTCTTGAAGCGGCAAGAGGATTACTAAACCTTGGAATGAAGGTTGACGTGGTACACTTAATGCCGAGTTTAATGGAGCGTCAGCTAGATCCAATTGCATCATCCCTACTTAAAGCAGAGCTCGAATCACAGGGTATGAACTTTTTAATGGAAAAGGAAACGGTTGAAATCATCGGGGATGAACGTGTTGCTGGACTTCGTTTTAAGGATGGGTCTTTTGCGAGAGCGGATCTTGTTGTAATGGCAATCGGGATTAAGTCGAATATCGGTGTGGTAAAAGACAGCGGAATTTATGTGAATCGCGGTATTGTTGTTAATGACTATATGGAAACAAGTGCACCGAATGTCTATGCTGTTGGTGAATGTGCCGAGCATAGGGAGATTGTTTACGGCTTAGTTGCGCCATTATACGAGCAAGGTAAAATTCTGGCGGAAAGAATTTGTGGGAAAGAAGCAGCGCCATATGAAGGCTCAGTAACAGGAACTCAGCTTAAAGTCGCTGGAGTGGACCTTTACTCAGCAGGAGAAATTTTTGAAGATGGTACTACTAAATCCATTATGGTCTATAACGAATACGAAGGTATCTATAAAAGGGTATTAGTCCGCAATAACAAAATTGTTGGGATTGTCCTCTATGGTGATACAAAAGATAGTACAAGATTGTTCCGAATGCTGACCAAAAAAGAGGATATTACGGGGGTATCCATTTTTGAATCACAATGTTCAGCTGAGAGCGGTAGCGGCGACATTGCCTCAATGCCAAATGATGAATTGGTATGCGGATGTAATGGTGTTACAAAAGGCGCGATCGTTGAGGCAATCAAAACGCAGGGTTTGACCACACTTGATCAAGTAAGCCATTGTACCAATGCCGGCCGTTCTTGCGGACGCTGTAAGCCGATGGTGAATGATATTTTAGCTTATACACTTGGTGACCAATTCGATGCCGCTGCAGCGCAAAAAACAAGCATTTGCAGTTGTACAACCATCAGCCGAGAAGAATTGATCGCTGAAATTAAAGAAAAGGGCTTAACAAGTGTTAAAGAAGTAATGAACGTTCTTGAATGGAATAACGAAGAAGGATGTACGAAATGCCGTCCGGCTATCAACTACTACCTTGGCATGATTCACATGGATGAATACAAGGATGATCGTGACTCACGCCTTGTAAATGAGAAAATGCATGCGAATATACAGAAGGATGGAACATACTCAGTTGTACCTAGAATGTATGGCGGTGTGACAACAGCTGCTGATTTGAAAAAAATTGCTGTGGTTGCTGAAAAGTATGAGGTGCCATTAGTAAAATTAACCGGCGGACAGCGGATTGGCTTGTTCGGAGTGAAAAAGGAAGACCTGCCAAGCATGTGGGAAGAGCTTGATATGCCATCAGGTTATGCATATGGAAAAACACTTCGTACCGTTAAAACTTGCGTAGGTGCACAATTCTGCCGCTATGGTACACAGGATTCAATGGCACTTGGAATTGAACTTGAGAAGAAATTTGAACGTCTTGATACACCACATAAAGTAAAAATGGGTGTGTCTGCATGCCCAAGAAACTGTTCAGAGGCAGGAATTAAAGACATTGGCTTTGTTGGAATTGATGGAGGCTGGGAAATCTATGTTGCCGGAAATGGCGGTGTCGATCTTCGTGCTGGTGACCTATTAGCTACTGTCAAAACAGAAGCTGAGGTTATGGAAATGACTGGTGCTTACCTTCAATATTACCGAGAAACAGCTAATTACTTGGAGCGTACTTCAAAGTGGGTAGTACGAGTTGGCTTAGAGCATGTAAAAGAAGTCCTGGCAAACGAAGAAACGAGAAAAGCATTGAATGAGCGCATGGATCAAACGTTGAAGAAGTACATTGAACCTTGGAATGAAGCAATCGAAAGTGAAAATATTAAAGATAAATATTATGCAGTTCACACTGTAAAGGCTGGAGAGTGA
- the cobA gene encoding uroporphyrinogen-III C-methyltransferase, which translates to MKTGKVFLVGAGPGDVRLITVKGMEAIQQAEVILYDRLANPKLLEFAPDDCELIYCGKLPDRHILRQENINDLLVEKALEGKVVVRLKGGDPGVFGRVGEEAAALARYQIPFEIVPGISSGIAAPLYAGIPVTHREYAESFAVVTAHDKSVDGKPMLDWEGLVRGVDTIAFYMGVGNLPYICENLIAHGKPAATPVILIQWGTFGRQKTLQGTLTDIAAKVYEAKFSNPSIILVGDVISLREKISWFEKMPLYGSQILLARTGESVSGIAKELMEKGADVIEFPKWKKTKLPVELGNIMDYDKILFSSPENVGEFFNAIIEKGIDIRKVRAEFYGCSSKSIKALRERGFIARLIEGMPQEGSLLVVGENNKYEFENADFLVTSKKALDQQFLPIFQRMLEEAEVNTMVFPSAASVEVFIESLKECGIDVFELLKDVQVVCMGHMTKEAAERVGLVSDGMPDSPTRKALVEYLIQSRKA; encoded by the coding sequence ATGAAAACAGGAAAAGTATTTCTAGTAGGAGCAGGGCCGGGGGATGTTCGCTTAATCACTGTAAAGGGTATGGAGGCAATCCAGCAGGCTGAAGTTATTTTATATGACCGGCTTGCCAATCCAAAGTTATTGGAGTTTGCTCCTGATGATTGCGAGCTGATTTATTGCGGTAAATTACCTGACCGCCATATTTTACGCCAAGAGAATATCAACGACCTTTTAGTTGAAAAAGCACTGGAAGGTAAAGTGGTGGTCCGATTAAAGGGCGGAGATCCTGGTGTTTTTGGACGAGTTGGCGAAGAAGCCGCAGCCCTTGCCCGCTATCAAATTCCATTTGAAATTGTTCCTGGTATTTCATCGGGGATTGCAGCCCCCCTTTATGCAGGAATTCCTGTTACCCATCGGGAGTATGCAGAATCGTTTGCAGTTGTAACGGCGCATGATAAATCAGTTGATGGCAAGCCAATGCTGGATTGGGAAGGCCTTGTCCGCGGTGTTGATACGATTGCTTTTTACATGGGTGTTGGAAATCTGCCATATATCTGTGAAAATCTTATCGCTCATGGCAAACCAGCGGCCACGCCAGTGATTTTAATTCAGTGGGGAACATTCGGGCGCCAGAAGACCTTACAAGGAACTCTAACAGATATTGCAGCAAAGGTATACGAGGCTAAGTTTAGCAATCCATCGATTATTCTTGTTGGAGATGTCATTTCCCTCCGAGAAAAAATCAGTTGGTTTGAAAAAATGCCCTTGTACGGCAGTCAAATATTACTTGCCCGTACTGGTGAAAGTGTTAGTGGCATAGCGAAGGAATTGATGGAAAAGGGCGCAGACGTTATCGAGTTTCCTAAATGGAAAAAGACTAAATTGCCTGTTGAATTAGGTAATATTATGGACTACGATAAAATTTTGTTCTCCTCGCCTGAAAACGTCGGTGAATTTTTTAATGCAATTATTGAAAAAGGGATAGATATTCGAAAAGTTAGAGCTGAGTTCTATGGCTGCTCCAGTAAATCTATTAAAGCATTAAGAGAGCGCGGTTTTATTGCTAGACTCATCGAAGGCATGCCACAGGAAGGAAGCTTACTGGTTGTCGGGGAGAATAATAAATATGAGTTTGAAAATGCCGACTTCCTAGTCACGAGTAAAAAAGCGCTAGACCAGCAGTTCCTGCCAATTTTTCAACGTATGCTAGAAGAAGCCGAGGTAAATACGATGGTATTTCCAAGCGCGGCATCCGTTGAAGTATTTATCGAGAGCCTGAAGGAATGCGGTATAGATGTGTTTGAACTTTTAAAAGATGTACAAGTGGTTTGCATGGGACACATGACAAAAGAGGCAGCTGAACGCGTGGGCTTGGTTTCAGATGGAATGCCCGATTCTCCAACAAGAAAAGCTTTGGTAGAATACTTAATCCAGTCTAGGAAAGCCTGA
- the nirD gene encoding nitrite reductase small subunit NirD, translating into MILTKTRTLVANYSVLPVRAGYSVKLHDNEVALFKVTNGKVFAIENRSPHPKGGVLTEGLVSGEFVFCPVYDWKISLADGKVQAPDEGQVKTYQVEVEEDNVYIIK; encoded by the coding sequence ATGATTTTAACAAAAACTCGGACCCTAGTTGCTAATTATTCTGTTCTCCCAGTAAGGGCTGGATATTCTGTAAAACTACATGATAATGAAGTAGCGTTATTTAAAGTTACAAATGGTAAGGTATTTGCGATTGAAAACCGAAGTCCGCATCCAAAAGGTGGTGTTTTAACCGAAGGTCTAGTGAGCGGTGAGTTTGTTTTCTGCCCAGTCTATGATTGGAAAATCTCATTAGCTGACGGGAAAGTTCAAGCACCAGATGAAGGCCAGGTAAAGACCTATCAGGTGGAAGTAGAAGAAGATAACGTTTATATTATAAAATAA
- the aceB gene encoding malate synthase A — MSTQTTGIEVVGALKARYDEVLTPEALKFIEELEQNFGARRMELLQYRQKRQEELNHGKLPDFLPGTKHIRNGDWTIAPLPKDLQDRRVEITGPTERKMVINALNSGAKVFMADCEDATSPTWENIVEGQINLRDAVNRTISYENQNGKRYVLNEETAVLFVRPRGLHLEEKHVLLNGKPISGSFFDFGFYFFHNVKNLLAGRTGPYFYLPKLESHLEARLWNDVFIFAQKNLGIPQGTIKATVLIETILAAFEMNEILFELKEHSAGLNCGRWDYIFSYLKKLRNHETIILPDRSQVTMTVPFMRSYSLLTIQTCHRRKAPAIGGMAAQIPIRDNPQANEEAFAKVRADKEREACDGHDGTWVAHPGLVPVALEVFDREMPMANQIHTNKQQKITITASDLLETPNGKITEEGVRVNINVGIQYIASWLSGRGAAPIHNLMEDAATAEISRAQVWQWIRHPKGVLTDGRKITADLYEQFKDEELVKIKNEIGMHAYENGRFTEAVELFDSLIVNDEFVEFLTLPGYKFL; from the coding sequence ATGTCGACACAGACAACAGGAATTGAAGTGGTTGGTGCCCTCAAAGCGCGATACGATGAGGTTTTAACACCAGAAGCGCTGAAATTTATCGAGGAACTTGAGCAAAACTTTGGTGCAAGGCGAATGGAACTGTTGCAGTACAGGCAGAAACGCCAAGAGGAATTGAATCACGGAAAGCTTCCGGATTTCCTTCCTGGAACAAAGCATATTCGTAATGGGGATTGGACAATTGCTCCATTGCCAAAAGACCTTCAGGATCGCCGTGTAGAGATTACTGGACCGACGGAAAGAAAAATGGTCATCAACGCACTAAATTCGGGTGCAAAGGTTTTTATGGCCGATTGTGAAGATGCTACTTCACCAACCTGGGAAAATATCGTCGAGGGACAAATCAACTTAAGAGACGCAGTAAATCGGACGATTTCCTATGAAAATCAAAATGGAAAAAGATATGTGCTGAATGAGGAAACAGCAGTCTTGTTTGTTAGACCGCGTGGACTTCATTTAGAAGAGAAACATGTGCTGCTTAATGGCAAGCCTATTTCTGGGAGCTTTTTTGATTTTGGATTTTACTTTTTCCATAATGTAAAAAATTTGCTGGCCGGGCGAACAGGTCCTTATTTTTACCTGCCGAAGCTAGAAAGCCATTTAGAAGCACGGCTTTGGAATGATGTCTTTATTTTTGCGCAGAAAAATCTTGGAATACCTCAAGGAACGATTAAAGCAACAGTCTTAATTGAGACCATTCTGGCAGCATTTGAAATGAATGAAATTCTATTTGAATTAAAGGAACACTCAGCAGGTTTGAACTGCGGCAGATGGGATTATATTTTTAGCTATTTAAAAAAACTGCGTAACCATGAAACTATCATTCTGCCAGATCGATCCCAGGTAACGATGACTGTACCATTTATGCGTTCCTATTCATTGCTTACCATTCAAACCTGTCATCGCCGGAAAGCCCCTGCTATTGGAGGGATGGCGGCACAAATACCGATTCGAGACAATCCGCAGGCAAACGAGGAAGCATTCGCAAAGGTTCGTGCTGATAAGGAACGTGAAGCGTGTGATGGTCATGATGGTACGTGGGTAGCACACCCTGGTCTTGTCCCGGTAGCTCTAGAAGTATTTGATCGAGAAATGCCGATGGCTAACCAGATTCATACAAACAAACAACAAAAGATTACGATAACAGCCAGCGATTTGCTTGAGACACCAAACGGTAAAATTACCGAAGAAGGTGTGCGCGTTAATATCAATGTAGGAATTCAATATATTGCTTCGTGGTTATCTGGAAGAGGAGCTGCACCCATTCATAACTTAATGGAGGATGCGGCAACTGCTGAAATCTCACGGGCTCAAGTTTGGCAATGGATCCGCCACCCAAAAGGTGTACTCACCGATGGCAGAAAAATAACTGCAGATTTGTATGAGCAATTTAAGGATGAGGAATTAGTAAAAATAAAGAATGAAATTGGCATGCACGCTTATGAGAATGGCCGTTTCACTGAAGCTGTTGAGCTATTTGACAGCTTGATCGTAAATGATGAGTTTGTAGAGTTTTTAACATTACCTGGGTATAAGTTTTTATAA
- the aceA gene encoding isocitrate lyase, with translation MTNSRAKELQESWELDKRWNGITRPYSAEDVIKLRGSIDIEHTLARRGAEKLWQQMNEEDYVNALGALTGNQAVQQVKAGLKAIYLSGWQVAADANLSGHMYPDQSLYPANSVPSVVKRINQALQRADQITHSEGDDSIDWFVPIVADAEAGFGGQLNCFELMKGMIEAGAAGVHFEDQLSSEKKCGHLGGKVLLPTQTAVRNLIAARLAADVMGVPTVLVARTDANAADLITSDIDMNDAPFITGERTAEGFFRTSAGLDQAIARGLAYAPYADLIWCETSEPNIEEARRFAEAIHEKFPGKMLAYNCSPSFNWKKKLDQETIAKFQQELGKMGYKFQFVTLAGFHALNHSMFELARGYKERGMAAYSELQQAEFDSEQYGYTATRHQREVGTGYFDQVSMVITGGTSSTTALKGSTEEEQFTK, from the coding sequence ATGACAAATTCAAGAGCGAAGGAATTACAAGAAAGCTGGGAGTTAGATAAACGTTGGAATGGGATTACTAGACCGTATAGTGCTGAAGATGTCATTAAGCTTCGTGGTTCTATTGATATCGAGCATACATTGGCTAGACGTGGAGCAGAAAAGCTTTGGCAGCAAATGAATGAAGAAGATTACGTTAATGCACTAGGGGCGTTAACAGGGAATCAAGCTGTTCAGCAGGTAAAAGCGGGGTTGAAGGCAATTTACTTAAGCGGCTGGCAGGTCGCAGCGGATGCTAACCTTTCTGGACATATGTATCCGGACCAAAGCTTGTATCCGGCAAACAGTGTGCCGAGTGTGGTAAAAAGAATTAACCAAGCACTTCAGCGTGCTGATCAAATTACCCATTCAGAAGGCGATGATTCTATCGATTGGTTTGTTCCGATTGTAGCTGACGCAGAAGCGGGCTTTGGCGGACAGTTAAACTGCTTTGAATTGATGAAGGGAATGATTGAAGCAGGAGCTGCAGGCGTTCATTTTGAAGATCAGCTTTCCTCTGAGAAAAAATGCGGTCACTTAGGCGGTAAAGTCTTATTGCCAACACAGACAGCTGTTCGGAATTTAATCGCTGCTCGTTTGGCTGCTGATGTTATGGGTGTTCCAACTGTTTTGGTTGCCCGCACGGATGCAAATGCTGCCGATTTAATTACGAGTGATATTGATATGAATGACGCACCGTTTATTACTGGCGAGCGGACAGCAGAAGGCTTTTTCCGTACAAGTGCAGGACTTGATCAAGCGATTGCCCGCGGCTTAGCATATGCACCATATGCCGATTTAATTTGGTGTGAAACTTCTGAGCCAAACATTGAGGAAGCGAGACGTTTTGCAGAAGCGATTCATGAAAAATTCCCTGGTAAAATGCTTGCTTACAACTGTTCACCATCCTTCAACTGGAAAAAGAAACTCGATCAAGAAACGATTGCAAAATTCCAGCAAGAGCTTGGAAAAATGGGCTACAAGTTCCAATTCGTTACCCTTGCAGGCTTCCATGCCTTGAACCACAGCATGTTTGAATTGGCTCGCGGCTATAAAGAGCGAGGAATGGCTGCATACTCAGAATTGCAACAGGCTGAGTTCGACAGCGAGCAATACGGCTACACAGCAACAAGACATCAACGTGAGGTTGGAACAGGCTACTTTGACCAAGTTTCCATGGTCATCACAGGTGGAACATCCTCAACAACCGCGTTGAAAGGATCCACAGAGGAAGAGCAATTTACAAAATAA
- a CDS encoding NAD(P)-binding protein yields MNSNYPIMLRLEGKKVVVIGGGRVAERKVAGLLGTGSLITVISPQATDKLKGLAGSGWIEWLERSFSKEDIEGAFLIFAATNDNVLNQSIKMAASEQQLVTIADDPEGSDFHVPSHIQRGRLSIAVSTGGASPTLARKIREQLEHQFDEPFEEYLEFLFSARKRILKEVKDPSRKGKILNAIVSEEFLKSPNREADLSRLLQE; encoded by the coding sequence TTGAATTCGAACTATCCGATTATGTTAAGGCTCGAGGGGAAAAAAGTAGTGGTCATAGGCGGCGGCAGGGTTGCAGAGCGGAAAGTAGCCGGATTGCTTGGTACGGGCTCGCTTATCACCGTGATCAGTCCCCAAGCTACAGATAAACTAAAAGGGCTTGCAGGTAGTGGATGGATAGAGTGGCTAGAAAGGTCCTTTTCAAAAGAAGACATTGAAGGCGCGTTTTTAATTTTTGCTGCAACGAATGACAATGTGTTAAATCAGTCTATTAAAATGGCAGCGAGCGAACAACAGCTGGTGACCATTGCGGATGACCCGGAAGGATCGGATTTTCATGTGCCTTCCCATATTCAGCGAGGGCGATTGAGCATTGCTGTATCAACAGGCGGCGCTAGTCCAACACTGGCAAGGAAAATAAGGGAACAGCTTGAGCACCAATTTGATGAACCTTTTGAAGAGTATCTAGAATTCCTATTTTCAGCCAGGAAGCGAATTTTAAAAGAAGTGAAAGACCCCTCTAGAAAAGGAAAAATATTAAATGCAATCGTAAGTGAGGAGTTCTTGAAAAGTCCAAATCGCGAAGCTGACTTGTCCCGATTACTGCAAGAATAA
- a CDS encoding YueI family protein has translation MKKSNVEEVLQQGIHGPLETKPDERRKFLGTLRERIILALKKSQVAEATIYPQVEKEMKKNPQVNLLLNGNMDYSVLSKYVKLAAKHNIEHKIVTNKEHDTEVGLLLAMDEAIDKEDIYITTKEISQPEPPKSKGLFAKLFKR, from the coding sequence TTGAAAAAGTCGAACGTGGAGGAAGTCCTTCAACAGGGAATACATGGACCATTGGAAACGAAGCCGGATGAAAGGCGAAAATTTTTAGGTACCTTACGCGAGCGCATCATTCTTGCTCTTAAGAAAAGCCAAGTGGCAGAAGCGACGATTTATCCCCAAGTCGAGAAGGAAATGAAGAAAAATCCCCAGGTAAATCTTTTGCTAAATGGAAATATGGACTATTCAGTCTTATCTAAATATGTAAAATTAGCAGCTAAACACAATATTGAGCATAAAATCGTAACCAATAAGGAACATGATACAGAAGTGGGCTTATTGCTAGCGATGGACGAAGCAATTGATAAAGAAGATATTTACATCACTACGAAAGAAATTAGTCAACCTGAACCCCCAAAAAGCAAAGGACTATTTGCAAAACTTTTTAAACGATAA
- a CDS encoding glycoside hydrolase family 15 protein: MMNERIFHSYQILDQLRLPHGLYLASSSKDYHYVWLRDSFYMSLPYLEKNNQIYEMTYHRILDLFREYEWKLDIHTVQRPREQWEYIHARYSASEVKEIDTPWGHAQHDAIGAILWGIGMGQKRGKNIIRDDKDHEIVQKLVGYLGCVQYWEDADNGMWEEWREIHSSSVGACVAGLQAVKDIVFVPGEWITKGRQTITNLYPHESSDRPFDLAQLSLTFPYGVLMGEEARVVVDQIESHLLRERGVIRYKGDSYYSTVEHEGRHHDLPFYYGTEAEWTFGLPWLALCHLELGNVEKANHFIKLTEKVMLSDGSLPELYFARTDSYNSNTPLGWGSAMYILAKERYERIS, encoded by the coding sequence ATGATGAATGAGAGAATATTTCACAGCTATCAAATTTTAGATCAATTACGTTTGCCGCATGGATTGTATTTGGCCTCTTCGTCAAAGGACTATCATTATGTCTGGTTACGGGATTCTTTTTATATGTCCTTGCCTTATTTGGAAAAAAACAATCAAATTTATGAAATGACCTACCACCGGATATTGGACTTATTTAGAGAATACGAATGGAAGTTGGATATTCATACCGTTCAAAGGCCAAGAGAGCAATGGGAGTACATTCACGCTAGATACTCTGCTTCTGAAGTAAAGGAAATTGATACACCTTGGGGACATGCTCAGCATGATGCCATTGGAGCCATACTATGGGGAATTGGGATGGGTCAAAAAAGGGGTAAAAATATAATAAGAGATGATAAGGATCACGAGATTGTACAAAAGCTGGTTGGCTACTTAGGCTGTGTACAGTACTGGGAAGACGCAGATAACGGCATGTGGGAGGAATGGAGAGAAATCCATTCAAGTTCTGTCGGGGCGTGTGTGGCAGGCCTTCAGGCAGTAAAAGATATAGTATTTGTGCCAGGAGAATGGATTACGAAGGGCAGGCAGACCATTACTAATCTTTATCCACATGAAAGCAGTGACCGTCCATTTGATTTAGCGCAGTTGAGTTTAACCTTCCCATATGGGGTTTTGATGGGGGAGGAAGCGAGAGTGGTGGTTGACCAAATTGAATCACACTTATTACGTGAACGCGGGGTTATCCGGTATAAAGGGGATTCCTATTATTCCACAGTTGAACATGAAGGAAGGCATCACGATTTACCTTTTTATTATGGGACCGAGGCGGAGTGGACCTTTGGGCTGCCATGGCTGGCACTTTGCCATTTAGAGTTAGGTAATGTTGAAAAAGCAAATCATTTCATAAAACTAACAGAAAAGGTAATGCTCAGTGATGGGAGTTTGCCAGAACTGTATTTTGCAAGAACAGATAGCTATAATTCCAATACACCGCTAGGCTGGGGAAGTGCGATGTATATCTTAGCAAAAGAAAGATATGAACGCATTTCATAA